The genomic region TGTGGAGGCTAGCATGTCCAAGGGCATGATTCCCACTTACACCATCATggtcaaggacaagaagcctATGTGGCTGTTCTGCAGCAAGGCAAAACATTGCCAGGGTGGAATGTCAATGGTTATCAACGAAAAGTGAGTCTGCTACGACTTTTATGTCAGGGTTCTTTACTAAACGTTTCCCAGCACATCTGCCAATGCTACAAGATCGCTCAACAACTACAAGAGCCTCTGCAGTTCGGCTACAGTCTCCGAAGTCGTTCCTGTTCAAGGTGGCGGCTCTCCACAAGGCGGAAATGGTGGCAATGGCACCAACACAGGCGGTTCTGGAGGCGGTAGCTCTGGTGGTGGCTCCGGAGACGATAGCTCAGACGACGGCAGCTCCTCCGGCGGTGACAGCTCCGATGACGGCAGCTCCTCCGGTGACGATAGCTCCGATGACGGCAGCTCCGATGACGGTTCCGAGGATGGCTCTGGCACGCCAACTGGTGTCTCTGCCCCTGGAGCTACTGGCACTCCCACATCTGGTTCTTCGGGTGATCCTGTGgtcactgctgctgctgctgagctcaAGGCCCCTATTTCGATGCTGCTCGCAGTCGGTGCCGCTGCTATGTATGTACTATAAGCTGAGCGTGTGACGAACTTTTGAATGGATAGACATAATGCTGGGAACAATTAATATTTGTACCAATTGCTGGAACGGTTGGGCAGCCTCGGGATAGGCACAGTCATCAACGGTGTTTACGGCCAGGTTCAACGGGAAAGTGTATCAAGGTTGAACGTTTAGATAACAACCAAGAATACCCAAAACCATTAGAGAGATCAGCCTCATTATCCCTTGATTTGAAGTTTCTAATGTATCACGGTTATGTATATCACGACTTTTGAACTTTGGCCCAGTTGGGTTTGGAAAAGGATAGATGTATGCcaataagaaaaataagtataaatataacatCGCCAGTGTGAGTAAGGATCAATCCTTCTTGGGAATCTTTCTGGTCTTCCTGCTTCTCTGAGCCTGGTCACagagcttcttgggcttctctttctccagCCAGCCGGGTTCCCGATACACATATCCCACCTTGGTGTACTTCTTGCTGTTGGCAAAGAAGTCGACCCAATGCTGGAGCGCGGCGTCGGCCCTCTTTTTagcctcttctctctctttgatCTTAAGCTCAGCAAGAGCCTCGGGTGTCCAGTGAGAGTCAACTTCAGGATCGTCGAGCGGCAGGAAAGTCTCCTCATAACCACGGAGGTCGGCGGTCTGGTCCTCAGCAAAGCAGCCGGTCACGAAGCCGCGAGCAGCATCGGTGGCAGCGAAGTAGCTGTAGGAGCCCCCTGGGCCGTACATGCGGCGGCCGTTGGAGACATCATAAATCGTACCATTgatggcaagaagaagaggtctATCGGGGTCGGTACCGTCGTGGAGGGAGAGTTCCTCCAAAGTCATATATACAGGTGGTGGCTAACGGAGAACGGTAGTTAGTAATAGTCCGGCAATCATCATAGATTCAACATACAGGTCCAAGAATCAAGTCTTTGTAGAATCTCTGGGTCATCCAGTTAGGCTTGTTCTTGTGTCCCCACCAGAAACTCTCTCCTCCGCTGATAACATAGCTTAGACCCATTGAGGCCACGAtaatgaagctgatgacaCGAACGACATCGAGGTAAGGGGAGTAGCCATCCCATgggtcttcttcatcgacctTGGCCGAGGAccttttcttgctcttttTTGTCGGGGTGGAAGGCCGAGAGACTTCAGATTCGGTCTCGTTCTCGGGCTGAGGCTTTCGCTGTCGCAGAGTTGATTCATCGGCCATCTTGACAAGTAACAAATATGATCTTTAACAAGTACTAGAAAAGATGCAGAGAAAAGAATTGAAAGGCCACGGAAACAGATTTATAGCAAAGAATGTTACGATAGGGGCgatcttaatataaagtgGCGTGTCCTGTCACCTTGACCTGGCCTCTGCTCGGAGTCGGAAGCTTCAACTTTTTCCCTTTTCCATGGATCAATGGAGTTAACTTGCGACGTTGGACAGCTTTATCGTGATTCTGGCACGCCTATCAGCCAACTCACTCCACTTCGCGGGGTCAGCACAGTTAAAAGCAGCTGATTGGAGCGTTGAGCTCAAAATAGGCTACGAACACACCACTAGGGGTAGCTGAGAAATAAACGTCCAAATGGCTCGCGTGAGGTCACCTGACGTCGTCTCTATCACCACAGCAACAGGTTACTTACCAATTCATACACACCAAAGTGGGATGGTAAACAATCGATACTACCCCAGCACCACTTTTACTCAACTTTGCCTTATCACAACACACTAATAACCTTCAACTTGACTGTCGACCTTCCATAACGGCAGCCATTTGCGATAAAACTCAATCAGTTCAGTTTGATACCTCATATCTACCTCCACGTCTGCATCGAAATCATATTCAACAACAATGGAAGAGACAAACAGTCCACCCGGCTCACCGGGCGGCCCTCTTCAGGCCGTCACCGCGGACCGTGTGAACCAACAAAGAGAGCGGGAGTCCGTATTCTCTCACCTTCGTGGTGGTTCAAGAGATAACTCCGTTCATGATAAGATCAGCCAGTTCAACAACCTCAGTGTTAC from Fusarium fujikuroi IMI 58289 draft genome, chromosome FFUJ_chr04 harbors:
- a CDS encoding related to DNA damage response protein, whose amino-acid sequence is MADESTLRQRKPQPENETESEVSRPSTPTKKSKKRSSAKVDEEDPWDGYSPYLDVVRVISFIIVASMGLSYVISGGESFWWGHKNKPNWMTQRFYKDLILGPPPPVYMTLEELSLHDGTDPDRPLLLAINGTIYDVSNGRRMYGPGGSYSYFAATDAARGFVTGCFAEDQTADLRGYEETFLPLDDPEVDSHWTPEALAELKIKEREEAKKRADAALQHWVDFFANSKKYTKVGYVYREPGWLEKEKPKKLCDQAQRSRKTRKIPKKD